A stretch of Antennarius striatus isolate MH-2024 chromosome 6, ASM4005453v1, whole genome shotgun sequence DNA encodes these proteins:
- the gdpd5b gene encoding glycerophosphodiester phosphodiesterase domain-containing protein 5: protein MVKHQPLQVYERQLCLSCITGIYGCRWKRYQRSHDDTTKWELLWSLILLFTFCLLLVWFYFWWEAHNDYNEFNWFLYNRSGEWSDGTVPILATTAAGFTYISFLMVLALCHVALGQQLNLHWLHKIGVFAALLTTIVGVISVNQTWDQEWDVIPISLQATGPFLHIGALTAVTALSWIVAGQVARAEKTIFQVVIILLYLSVLLGLYVVPLYITSPCIMDPSTLKQRPDVFGHQGAPMLAPENTLWSFQRALQMNVTGLEADVVIGLDGVPFLMHDRTLQRTTDVENVFPDRQTDDASRFNWTDLQRLNAGQWFLKDDPFWMLHMLSPHEKDAIANQSVCSLEQLLKLASYHNITVVFRLRRPPMDHPCYHSWINDTLQAVQQSGVPQSLVMWTPDEQRAQVRQLAPGLIQTSVDKRSPESLHQDGVSRLLLRYNQASMQEIGNLSQSNINLTLYTVNEPWLYSVLWCSGVSSVSSEAPHILSKVPYPIWLMRPDVYCLLWVSADLFSFAVVLGIFVLQKYRMSGMRSYNPEQIMLSAAVTRSTRDLNVMKEKLIFSEVGNGAGSAEELYGDNGYNYYTNQGISQ from the exons tggGAGCTGTTGTGgtccctcatcctcctcttcaccttCTGTCTGCTGCTGGTCTGGTTTTACTTCTGGTGGGAGGCGCACAACGACTACAACGAGTTCAACTG GTTCCTCTACAACCGGTCTGGGGAGTGGAGTGATGGCACCGTTCCCATCCTGGCCACCACCGCTGCCGGCTTCacctacatttcatttttaatg gttTTAGCACTTTGTCACGTTGCACTTGGCCAACAGCTGAATTTGCACTGGCTCCATAAG ATTGGAGTGTTTGCTGCTCTGCTTACCACTATTGTGGGGGTGATATCTGTCAATCAGACGTGGGACCAGGAGTGGGACGTCATCCCCATCTCCCTGCAG GCCACGGGTCCGTTCCTGCACATCGGGGCCCTGACTGCCGTCACAGCGCTGTCGTGGATCGTGGCTGGACAAGTTGCCCGTGCAGAAAAAACCA TATTCCAGGTTGTGATCATCCTGCTGTATCTCAGCGTGCTACTGGGCCTCTACGTGGTTCCCCTTTACATCACCTCCCCCTGCATCATGGACCCCTCCACCCTCAAACAGCGTCCCGATGTCTTTGGCCACCAGGGAGCCCCCATG ctcGCTCCAGAGAACACACTGTGGTCCTTCCAGCGAGCTCTGCAGATGAACGTCACCGGGCTGGAGGCTGACGTGGTCATCGG TTTGGATGGCGTTCCCTTCCTGATGCACGACCGCACGCTGCAGAGGACCACAGACGTGGAGAACGTCTTTCCGGACAGGCAGACGGACGACGCCTCACGCTTCAACTGGACGGATTTGCAGCGGCTCAACGCCGGACAGTGGTTCCTGAAG GATGACCCCTTTTGGATGTTGCACATGCTGTCGCCGCACGAGAAGGATGCGATTGCCAACCAGAGTGTGTGCAGCCTGGAGCAGCTTCTGAAGCTGGCGTCCTATCACAACATCACAGTGGTTTTCAGGCTGAGGAGACCTCCAATGGACCACCCCTGCTACCACAGCTGGATTAATGATACGCTACAGGCTGTGCAGCAATCTGGTGTCCCTCAGAGCCTG GTGATGTGGACTCCAGATGAACAGAGAGCTCAGGTGAGACAGCTGGCGCCCGGTCTGATCCAGACCTCCGTGGACAAACGGAGTCCTGAAAGCCTCCATCAGGACGGCGTCAGCCGTCTGCTGCTCCGATACAACCAAGCCAGCATGCAGGAAATCGG AAACCTCTCCCAGAGTAACATCAACCTCACCCTTTACACCGTCAACGAACCCTGGCTGTACTCGGTGCTGTGGTGCAGCGGGGTGTCGTCAGTCTCCTCGGAGGCCCCACATATCCTCAGTAAGGTGCCTTACCCCATCTGGCTCATG agaCCAGATGTATACTGCCTGTTGTGGGTGTCTGCAGACCTCTTCTCCTTCGCTGTCGTTTTAGGAATATTCGTTTTGCAGAA ATATCGAATGAGCGGCATGCGCAGCTACAACCCAGAACAGATCATGCTGAGCGCCGCCGTCACCAGATCTACCAGAGATCTCAACGTGATGAAGGAGAAACTCATCTTCTCTG AGGTGGGGAATGGAGCTGGCAGTGCTGAGGAGTTATATGGAGACAATGGCTACAATTACTACACCAATCAGGGCATCAGCCAGTGA
- the hspa13 gene encoding heat shock 70 kDa protein 13, with translation MSGEITMIGSVILALLLAGYLGQQYLPPPRPKVIGLDLGTTFCSVGVFHPGSGEVEVIADEEGRLSIPSAVSFTTTAVLVGHEAVNLADSNPQNTVYDAKRFIGKTFEPEVLEQESARYPFKVINNKGSAEFLLFTNHSFSVSPEFIGSRLLLKMRKMAERHLGVPIQKAVISVPAEFDERQRNYTIRAADLAGLEVLRVINEPTAAAMAYGLHKVDVLNVMVVDLGGGTLDVSLLNKQGGMFLTRAMAGNNKLGGQDFSQRLLQYTMERVRQEFGVAPTLKEDIHRLRQVVEAAKLNLTVQPSVTIKIPLHLYEDNGSESPDGTAPAPVVLEAVVTRKLFEQLNEDLFQKILTPIETVLAEGHLDKQDVDVIVLVGGSTRIPRIRKLISEYFGKEPNTSVDPDMAVVTGVAIQAGIMGGSWPLQVSAIEIPNRHLHKTNFS, from the exons ATGTCGGGAGAAATTACAATGATAG GCTCGGTGATCCTGGCCCTGCTCCTGGCTGGCTACCTGGGACAGCAGTACCTACCGCCTCCCAGACCGAAGGTGATCGGCCTGGATCTGGGTACCACCTTCTGCTCTGTCGGTGTCTTCCACCCGGGCAGCGGGGAAGTGGAGGTGATAGCAGACGAAGAGGGGAGGCTGAGCATCCCTAGCGCCGTCTCATTCACCACCACCGCGGTCCTGGTCGGACACGAAGCGGTGAACCTGGCCGACAGTAACCCCCAGAACACCGTTTATGACGCCAAGAGGTTCATCGGGAAGACATTTGAACCGGAAGTCCTCGAGCAGGAGAGTGCTCGGTACCCGTTTAAG GTTATCAACAACAAGGGGAGCGCTGAGTTCCTGCTCTTTACCAACCATTCCTTTTCTGTAAGCCCGGAGTTCATCGGATCCAGGCTGCTgctgaagatgaggaagatggcGGAACGGCATCTAGGTGTGCCAATACAAAAAGCTGTCATCTCAGTACCAGCAGAGTTTGACGAGAGACAGAGGAACTACACCATCAGGGCTGCAGACCTCGCTG GTCTGGAAGTCCTGCGTGTGATCAATGAGCCCACAGCTGCAGCCATGGCCTACGGCCTTCACAAAGTGGATGTGCTGAATGTGATGGTGGTTGACCTTGGTGGAGGAACCCTGGATGTTTCTCTGCTCAACAAACAGGGAGGCATGTTCCTTACCAGAGCCATGGCAG GGAATAACAAGCTGGGAGGTCAAGACTTCAGCCAGAGGTTGCTCCAGTATACCATGGAGCGAGTCCGACAAGAGTTTGGAGTCGCACCCACTCTCAAAGAGGACATCCACCGACTCCGGCAGGTTGTGGAAGCCGCGAAGCTTAACCTCACTGTCCAACCCAGCGTCACCATCAAGATTCCCCTTCACCTTTATGAAGACAATGGCTCAGAGTCTCCTGACGGCACCGCTCCTGCTCCCGTTGTCCTCGAGGCCGTGGTCACCCGCAAGCTGTTTGAGCAGCTCAACGAGGACCTTTTCCAGAAAATCCTGACTCCCATCGAGACAGTGTTAGCCGAGGGTCACCTGGACAAACAGGACGTGGATGTGATCGTCCTGGTTGGAGGATCCACCAGGATACCGCGGATCAGGAAACTGATCAGCGAGTACTTTGGGAAGGAGCCCAATACGTCTGTAGATCCTGACATGGCTGTGGTTACAGGTGTGGCCATTCAAGCCGGCATCATGGGCGGCTCTTGGCCTTTGCAAGTGAGCGCCATAGAAATCCCCAACAGACACCTGCACAAAACGAACTTCAGCTAA
- the samsn1a gene encoding SAM domain-containing protein SAMSN-1a isoform X1: MNLFCFSLEGSMDSLYEVVQSSTDGPPPPIPSRSSSRACSRSCSPATLLDDNAKWKGSGRSISMEMPHMQGTNYHKKKRRTHISKSASDNEALDNPGCNTAVWQPAKSQEDLVHITNNHNEEMRKNKHRTETKEGKGAHHSGTKKKEKSQSSQNQASAAATESKPVVKRSQKSGKKPAGKSGKEGSKKIHSSTAIHCPQITMGPYLGPHYLDVPYRSDRSHYQGKFSTLPTQENTIPGRCVETALPGGATPTHIHHQRWSNPGDGSPAWGAALHTCRRPLTEYRVYSHDFITPQGKEWEGNHQQVTTRDDSLKQDRKAQTSPKVPRSITDVDLLEPNRSTSFGRFEGLRHQSQSKPEEKGQTVLTEECESVDPSKSAGIGKKMKFISLTMRRKMCKKHAKSFSEDAGDDEDKDPETQTESGPPREKNSANPSNSLESLYSGQSSSSGVTSESNGSSGQRDSLKLEEDGSYQGQFCGRARVHTDFVPSPYDTDSLKLKVGDVINIISKPPMGIWTGMLNNKVGNFKFIYVDILVEKEEEEAPKIRQQKLCKRPRPKTLLELLERLHLEEYASALLLNGYQTVDDLLHLQEKHLIELNVKDAEHRRRLLAAAECRYTEGDDVREADEHKSSHSALEEDSDCPRDSGCFIPSECSDSKEDTELLTDAVDS, translated from the exons ATGAACCTTTTCTGCTTCTCTCTG GAGGGATCCATGGACAGCCTGTACGAGGTGGTGCAGAGCTCCACCGATGGTCCGCCACCTCCCATCCCCAGCCGCTCCTCCAGCCGCGCCTGCAGCCGCTCCTGCAGCCCAGCGACCCTTCTGGATGACAACGCAAAGTGGAAAGGTTCTGGAAGATCTATTTCTATG gaGATGCCTCACATGCAGGGGACCAACtatcataaaaagaaaagaag gacaCATATATCCAAATCAGCATCAGATAACGAAGCACTGG ATAACCCCGGCTGTAATACCGCAGTGTGGCAGCCTGCCAAGAGCCAAGAAGATTTAGTCCACATCACCAACAATCACAATGAAG AGATGAGGAAGaataaacacagaacagaaaccAAAGAAGGGAAAGGAGCTCATCACTCTGGcacaaagaaaaaggagaaatcCCAATCAAGCCAG AATCAGGCCAGCGCTGCAGCGACGGAGTCTAAACCCGTCGTTAAAAGAAGCCAAAAGTCTGGAAAGAAACCAGCTGGAAAAAGTGGGAAGGAGGGTTCAAAGAAAATTCACAGCTCCACAG CAATTCACTGCCCACAAATCACTATGGGCCCCTACCTAGGACCCCACTATCTGGATGTACCCTACAGGTCAGACAGGAGCCACTACCAGGGAAAGTTTTCCACCTTGCCAACTCAGGAGAACACAATCCCAGGTCGATGTGTAGAAACTGCCCTACCTGGTGGAGCCACACCAACCCACATTCACCACCAGCGCTGGAGCAACCCAGGCGACGGGAGTCCAGCCTGGGGGGCTGCCCTGCACACATGCCGCAGGCCGCTCACAGAATATCGTGTATACTCCCATGACTTTATCACGCCCCAAGGGAAAGAATGGGAAGGAAACCATCAACAGGTGACGACTCGGGACGACAGTTTGAAACAAGATCGTAAAGCCCAGACATCCCCAAAGGTACCGCGGTCTATCACCGATGTGGATCTCTTAGAACCGAAC CGCTCCACAAGTTTTGGCAGGTTTGAGGGTCTCAGACATCAATCCCAATCCAAACCAGAAGAAAAGGGACAAACAGTG CTGACAGAGGAATGTGAAAGTGTGGACCCGAGCAAATCAGCTGGAATCGGGAAGAAGATGAAATTCATTTCACTGACCATGCGcagaaaaatgtgcaaaaaacatGCCAAGTCTTTCTCTGAGGATGCA ggtgatgatgaagacaaagatccagagacacaaacagagaGCGGTCCTCCACGTGAGAAAAACTCTGCAAACCCAAGCAACTCTTTGGAGAGTCTTTACAGCGGACAGAGCTCCTCCA gtggtGTGACCAGTGAATCCAATGGTTCCAGTGGTCAGAGAGACAGTCtgaagctggaggaggatggCTCCTATCAGGGACAGTTTTGTGGCAGAGCTCGCGTCCACACGGACTTTGTTCCCAGCCCATATGACACAGATTCCCTCAAACTCAAG GTTGGTGACGTCATCAACATAATCAGCAAGCCTCCAATGGGCATCTGGACAGGGATGCTAAACAACAAAGTGGGCAACTTTAAGTTCATCTACGTGGACATTTTggtggagaaagaagaagaagaagctcccAAGATCAGACAACAGAAGCTGTGCAAAAGACCCCGGCCCAAAACATTGCTGGAGTTGCTGGAGCGTCTGCATCTCGAG GAATACGCCTCCGCCTTACTGCTCAATGGCTACCAGACGGTGGACGACCTGCTGcacctgcaggagaaacacCTGATTGAGCTGAACGTTAAAGACGCCGAGCACAGACGCAGGCTTCTCGCTGCTGCAGAATGTCGTTACACAGAAG gtgatgatgtcaggGAGGCAGACGAGCACAAATCCTCCCACAGTGCACTGGAAGAAGACAGCGACTGTCCCAGAGACTCCGGCTGTTTCATCCCATCTGAATGTTCAGACAGCAAGGAGGACACAGAGCTGCTCACAGACGCTGTGGATTCTTAA
- the samsn1a gene encoding SAM domain-containing protein SAMSN-1a isoform X2: MLQRTASNVSDKGKNSKPKRSTSFGRFEGLRHQSQSKPEEKGQTVLTEECESVDPSKSAGIGKKMKFISLTMRRKMCKKHAKSFSEDAGDDEDKDPETQTESGPPREKNSANPSNSLESLYSGQSSSSGVTSESNGSSGQRDSLKLEEDGSYQGQFCGRARVHTDFVPSPYDTDSLKLKVGDVINIISKPPMGIWTGMLNNKVGNFKFIYVDILVEKEEEEAPKIRQQKLCKRPRPKTLLELLERLHLEEYASALLLNGYQTVDDLLHLQEKHLIELNVKDAEHRRRLLAAAECRYTEGDDVREADEHKSSHSALEEDSDCPRDSGCFIPSECSDSKEDTELLTDAVDS, encoded by the exons ATGTTACAGCGGACGGCCTCCAATGTTTCAGACAAAGGAAAGAACAGTAAACCGAAG CGCTCCACAAGTTTTGGCAGGTTTGAGGGTCTCAGACATCAATCCCAATCCAAACCAGAAGAAAAGGGACAAACAGTG CTGACAGAGGAATGTGAAAGTGTGGACCCGAGCAAATCAGCTGGAATCGGGAAGAAGATGAAATTCATTTCACTGACCATGCGcagaaaaatgtgcaaaaaacatGCCAAGTCTTTCTCTGAGGATGCA ggtgatgatgaagacaaagatccagagacacaaacagagaGCGGTCCTCCACGTGAGAAAAACTCTGCAAACCCAAGCAACTCTTTGGAGAGTCTTTACAGCGGACAGAGCTCCTCCA gtggtGTGACCAGTGAATCCAATGGTTCCAGTGGTCAGAGAGACAGTCtgaagctggaggaggatggCTCCTATCAGGGACAGTTTTGTGGCAGAGCTCGCGTCCACACGGACTTTGTTCCCAGCCCATATGACACAGATTCCCTCAAACTCAAG GTTGGTGACGTCATCAACATAATCAGCAAGCCTCCAATGGGCATCTGGACAGGGATGCTAAACAACAAAGTGGGCAACTTTAAGTTCATCTACGTGGACATTTTggtggagaaagaagaagaagaagctcccAAGATCAGACAACAGAAGCTGTGCAAAAGACCCCGGCCCAAAACATTGCTGGAGTTGCTGGAGCGTCTGCATCTCGAG GAATACGCCTCCGCCTTACTGCTCAATGGCTACCAGACGGTGGACGACCTGCTGcacctgcaggagaaacacCTGATTGAGCTGAACGTTAAAGACGCCGAGCACAGACGCAGGCTTCTCGCTGCTGCAGAATGTCGTTACACAGAAG gtgatgatgtcaggGAGGCAGACGAGCACAAATCCTCCCACAGTGCACTGGAAGAAGACAGCGACTGTCCCAGAGACTCCGGCTGTTTCATCCCATCTGAATGTTCAGACAGCAAGGAGGACACAGAGCTGCTCACAGACGCTGTGGATTCTTAA
- the LOC137596953 gene encoding P2X purinoceptor 5-like isoform X2 — protein MVKVYICNETHSGEAVLFIITNFIETPNQRLGYCAESPSVLNGNCQNDEDCEEGRMVVAGHGIMSGRCLRENENATGSCEILSWCPVERKSKTHGSVLTNAENFTMYVKNFIQFAKFAFSKSNVLETSDKSYLKKCRYDQELHPYCPIFRLGDITRQAGYNFQDMNTFGGSIGIMIEWDCDLDKGYANCHPRYHFTRMDVGVSNHSIASGYNFRHTRYFNNAAGERCRSLFKVHGIRFTVMVHGKAGMFSIIPTAISVASGLALMGAGAFVCDMILLYLMKKRDSYRERKFEGCRSKHKSTSKDVSEEDDRI, from the exons ATGGTGAAAGTTTACATCTGTAATGAAACCCATTCA GGTGAAGCTGTTCTGTTCATAATTACCAATTTCATTGAAACTCCAAACCAGAGGCTGGGATACTGCGCTGAG AGCCCTTCGGTGCTGAATGGAAACTGCCAAAATGATGAGGACTGTGAAGAAGGAAGGATGGTAGTGGCCGGTCATG GAATTATGTCTGGGCGATGtttgagagaaaatgaaaacgcCACAGGCAGCTGTGAAATCTTAAGCTGGTGTCCCGTTGAAAGAAAATCCAAAACACA CGGATCTGTGCTCACGAATGCTGAAAACTTTACCATGTACGTCAAAAATTTCATCCAGTTTGCcaaatttgcattttcaaa GTCCAATGTCCTTGAAACGTCTGATAAGTCCTATTTGAAGAAATGCCGATATGACCAGGAGCTCCACCCGTACTGCCCCATCTTTCGCCTGGGAGACATCACCAGGCAAGCAGGATACAACTTCCAGGACATGAACACATTT GGTGGCTCCATTGGTATAATGATTGAGTGGGACTGTGACCTTGACAAAGGCTACGCTAACTGCCATCCACGGTATCACTTCACTCGCATGGATGTCGGTGTGTCCAACCACAGCATCGCATCCGGATACAACTTCAG ACACACTCGGTATTTTAACAATGCTGCTGGTGAGAGGTGTCGATCTCTATTCAAAGTCCATGGGATCCGATTTACTGTCATGGTACATGGAAAG GCAGGAATGTTCAGCATCATACCAACAGCAATCAGTGTTGCTTCAGGACTTGCTCTGATGGGTGCT GGAGCTTTCGTCTGTGACATGATCCTTCTCTATTTAATGAAAAAGAGGGATTCTTATCGAGAAAGGAAGTTCGAAGGATGCAG aAGTAAACATAAATCAACATCTAAAGATGTCAGTGAAGAAGACGACAGGATATAG
- the LOC137596953 gene encoding P2X purinoceptor 5-like isoform X1 — protein MSRDVCKRWVFISKKGYQEMDEVIQSSVVTKLKGVSVTNTTESGLLVWGPEDYVIPPQGEAVLFIITNFIETPNQRLGYCAESPSVLNGNCQNDEDCEEGRMVVAGHGIMSGRCLRENENATGSCEILSWCPVERKSKTHGSVLTNAENFTMYVKNFIQFAKFAFSKSNVLETSDKSYLKKCRYDQELHPYCPIFRLGDITRQAGYNFQDMNTFGGSIGIMIEWDCDLDKGYANCHPRYHFTRMDVGVSNHSIASGYNFRHTRYFNNAAGERCRSLFKVHGIRFTVMVHGKAGMFSIIPTAISVASGLALMGAGAFVCDMILLYLMKKRDSYRERKFEGCRSKHKSTSKDVSEEDDRI, from the exons ATGTCCCGGGACGTCTGTAAAAG GTGGGTTTTCATAAGTAAGAAGGGCTACCAGGAGATGGATGAGGTCATCCAGAGTTCTGTGGTCACTAAGCTGAAGGGGGTGTCTGTGACTAACACCACTGAGTCTGGTCTGCTGGTGTGGGGGCCGGAGGACTACGTCATCCCACCTCAG GGTGAAGCTGTTCTGTTCATAATTACCAATTTCATTGAAACTCCAAACCAGAGGCTGGGATACTGCGCTGAG AGCCCTTCGGTGCTGAATGGAAACTGCCAAAATGATGAGGACTGTGAAGAAGGAAGGATGGTAGTGGCCGGTCATG GAATTATGTCTGGGCGATGtttgagagaaaatgaaaacgcCACAGGCAGCTGTGAAATCTTAAGCTGGTGTCCCGTTGAAAGAAAATCCAAAACACA CGGATCTGTGCTCACGAATGCTGAAAACTTTACCATGTACGTCAAAAATTTCATCCAGTTTGCcaaatttgcattttcaaa GTCCAATGTCCTTGAAACGTCTGATAAGTCCTATTTGAAGAAATGCCGATATGACCAGGAGCTCCACCCGTACTGCCCCATCTTTCGCCTGGGAGACATCACCAGGCAAGCAGGATACAACTTCCAGGACATGAACACATTT GGTGGCTCCATTGGTATAATGATTGAGTGGGACTGTGACCTTGACAAAGGCTACGCTAACTGCCATCCACGGTATCACTTCACTCGCATGGATGTCGGTGTGTCCAACCACAGCATCGCATCCGGATACAACTTCAG ACACACTCGGTATTTTAACAATGCTGCTGGTGAGAGGTGTCGATCTCTATTCAAAGTCCATGGGATCCGATTTACTGTCATGGTACATGGAAAG GCAGGAATGTTCAGCATCATACCAACAGCAATCAGTGTTGCTTCAGGACTTGCTCTGATGGGTGCT GGAGCTTTCGTCTGTGACATGATCCTTCTCTATTTAATGAAAAAGAGGGATTCTTATCGAGAAAGGAAGTTCGAAGGATGCAG aAGTAAACATAAATCAACATCTAAAGATGTCAGTGAAGAAGACGACAGGATATAG